The following are encoded together in the Candidatus Methylomirabilis sp. genome:
- a CDS encoding Lrp/AsnC ligand binding domain-containing protein gives MTTTAYVLIEGSSDQTANIVKALQKIKGVKSAHAVTGPYDVIACVEATDVGTVGAVVLSKIRTLKGVTRTVTCVAV, from the coding sequence ATGACAACCACTGCGTATGTCCTGATCGAAGGTTCATCGGACCAGACGGCCAACATCGTCAAAGCATTGCAGAAGATAAAAGGGGTGAAGTCGGCGCATGCTGTAACCGGACCCTACGATGTGATCGCGTGCGTTGAGGCAACTGACGTCGGCACGGTCGGGGCGGTCGTCCTCTCGAAAATCCGCACCTTGAAGGGCGTCACAAGGACGGTGACCTGCGTCGCTGTGTAG
- a CDS encoding MFS transporter: MDRSGKGHVITLSSPTSQARDSSVDETISSFNFFVACLANFFFFSSLNAFSLLPLYIKTLGGTESQIGWVMGSYSLTAILGQPLAGALVDRFGRKRFLLVGSALGILASVGFAFSTHMDARFIFFRILQGIGYSTFYVANLTLVAEIVPSSRRGEAVGLFGISGLITIALSPALGEQVIHRAGYSTFFLAAAVAATGCLLTSLAFRNLASMPREAVSSGPSFLIPPVRILPPILLSLVFGLTSGAVFVFLPTYATQAGLPRIGGFYIAYSVAAIGIRLACGRLSDRWGRRRVILPALLLMGSGTLGLVWLVSPVGLLLVGMLTGMAHGLLFPALSAYAIDLADSEERGRSIGAFTTAMLLGHALASFIFGIVAEQFGYRLIYLLASTIAITTFFVMCRFRDSSNTQMTSYV, translated from the coding sequence ATGGATCGATCAGGTAAGGGTCACGTCATAACGTTATCGAGCCCGACCAGTCAGGCGCGGGATAGCTCTGTCGATGAAACGATTTCCAGCTTCAACTTCTTCGTTGCCTGCCTTGCGAATTTTTTCTTTTTCTCCAGTCTCAACGCCTTCAGTTTGCTCCCCCTCTACATCAAGACACTCGGGGGGACCGAATCGCAGATCGGTTGGGTCATGGGGAGCTACAGTCTTACGGCCATTCTTGGGCAGCCGCTGGCTGGGGCCCTTGTTGACCGCTTTGGACGTAAGCGATTTCTCCTGGTGGGATCGGCGTTAGGGATACTGGCCTCGGTCGGCTTTGCCTTTTCGACCCACATGGATGCGCGATTTATTTTCTTTCGCATCCTGCAGGGTATCGGGTACTCCACCTTCTATGTCGCGAATCTGACCCTGGTGGCTGAAATCGTCCCATCGAGCCGTCGCGGGGAGGCGGTAGGTCTTTTCGGAATCTCGGGACTCATTACGATCGCACTCTCTCCCGCCCTCGGGGAGCAGGTGATCCATCGTGCGGGATATTCGACTTTCTTTTTGGCCGCCGCGGTTGCCGCAACGGGCTGCCTGCTGACCAGTCTGGCGTTTCGTAATCTCGCCTCGATGCCACGCGAAGCTGTCTCTTCGGGTCCTTCTTTCTTGATCCCGCCGGTCCGCATTCTTCCGCCAATTCTCCTCTCGCTGGTATTCGGTCTGACCTCCGGGGCGGTATTCGTATTCCTGCCGACCTACGCGACGCAGGCTGGGTTGCCGCGCATCGGTGGATTCTACATCGCGTATAGCGTGGCTGCGATAGGCATCCGGTTGGCATGTGGCAGATTGTCTGATCGATGGGGGCGTCGGCGCGTGATCCTTCCCGCCCTGTTGCTTATGGGATCCGGTACCCTGGGACTTGTCTGGCTCGTCTCTCCAGTCGGTCTGTTGCTGGTTGGGATGCTGACCGGAATGGCTCACGGCTTGCTGTTTCCCGCCCTGAGTGCCTACGCAATCGATCTCGCGGACTCGGAGGAGCGAGGCCGCTCCATTGGCGCGTTCACCACTGCAATGTTGCTTGGCCATGCCCTTGCATCGTTCATATTCGGTATTGTCGCAGAGCAGTTCGGCTACCGGCTGATCTACCTGTTGGCTTCGACAATTGCGATCACGACGTTTTTTGTAATGTGTCGTTTTCGAGATAGCTCAAATACGCAGATGACCTCATACGTGTGA